One genomic window of Maribacter aquivivus includes the following:
- a CDS encoding transglutaminase domain-containing protein, protein MRLRTSCNIKFEISEPTPFILMLRPRSGNQQWVEREEYKITPSIPVTEFTDNYGNLCQRLIAQPGQFLISTSSEIVTSNFIDQDFGASFVDIQNLPDAVLSYLLPSRYCESDCFYEMSSSITNGHLYGYNQVSAITNWLRDNISYLPGSNNQPLSASQVNIRRFGVCRDFAHLGIALCRSLSIPARIVVGYLYDLEPMDMHAWFEAYVGDRWYTFDATQINSPGGYVILGFGRDAADVAIFNQFGPLVYPTEQLVKVEQISSDT, encoded by the coding sequence ATGCGTTTACGTACCAGTTGCAATATAAAGTTCGAGATTTCTGAACCAACGCCATTTATTCTTATGTTGAGACCACGCAGTGGCAACCAACAATGGGTAGAGAGAGAGGAATATAAAATTACCCCGAGTATTCCAGTTACTGAGTTTACCGACAACTACGGTAATCTATGTCAACGATTAATTGCTCAACCAGGGCAGTTCTTAATATCTACTTCTTCAGAAATTGTAACCTCAAATTTTATAGACCAGGATTTTGGCGCATCATTTGTAGATATACAGAATTTACCAGACGCTGTTCTTAGTTACCTATTACCAAGCAGATACTGCGAATCTGATTGCTTTTATGAAATGAGTTCAAGTATAACTAATGGTCATTTATACGGTTATAATCAAGTTTCTGCCATTACCAATTGGTTACGTGACAATATTAGCTATTTACCAGGAAGCAATAATCAACCATTATCTGCAAGTCAGGTTAATATTAGAAGGTTTGGTGTTTGTCGAGATTTTGCTCATTTGGGTATTGCCTTGTGCCGCAGTTTAAGCATTCCTGCGCGTATAGTTGTGGGGTATCTTTATGACTTAGAACCTATGGATATGCATGCTTGGTTTGAAGCTTATGTTGGAGATCGATGGTATACATTTGATGCAACACAAATAAATTCGCCTGGTGGGTATGTTATTCTTGGTTTTGGTCGTGATGCTGCCGATGTTGCTATTTTCAATCAATTTGGTCCGCTCGTATATCCCACAGAACAACTTGTAAAAGTGGAACAGATATCATCGGATACCTAA
- a CDS encoding ligand-binding sensor domain-containing protein, with the protein MLYKSLLTLFTIFIALCTPILVQSQYSESLNFQHIQEGMSQSSATVLLEDTFGFIWIGTRNGLNRYDGKDFEIYTKSLDGITGLKHEYITALHEDDQNIIIGTNEGLSLYNRSLNIITPYPFINEGQSIKDVVFETIAKHGEILWLGSESIGLYRYELETGKVNHFAPPNEYINIDNPRLNKVVKINVLDDNRILVVFTYNTLILNYEMEIISEILQTEAIITGINSSENSLLIGSGSGSLFKLDIAENSISITKEKEVSPGFGIRSLEKNIDNELWIGTENNGLHVYNENLDFIRHIEYSVTRPNSISGNSIWALLCTRDGTMWIAPYKSGLNIYDKEYYKFKHINSDPFNPKSLSNKLVNCFTEDDKGNLWIGTDGGGIDYWDRSLDIFENYSLSKKTFASNVVLSILQTKDDEIWAGTWTNGIAVLNTNTKKTSVLTSKNSFLKSNIIIDLLKDKKERIWIVNYFSGVQVYDPKTKTHQDITLKSEIDGSIINSIYQIFEDNQGNIWIGTLNTGLFKLTEKGDEWSSDHYHTKNSISNNFINVIIQDNEDTIWVGTQGGLNKYNPETNSFLVIAKSDGLKNDAIKGIIDDQKGHLWLSTEDGIIRYDTNTGETINYDVGDGLQSKEFIASSSITTKKGEYIFGGINGFNIFTASDVEKRKDTLTLFVSGLKLFNQPVLPNDDFGILERDISQVDSLTFNYNQSVINIDFKALTFRHPESVNYAFYLEGFEKDWNYVGNNPTATYTNLNPGEYILKIKSTNSDGVWVDNEIDLHITVTPPYWQTWWFKTLMVALVLLLFYIAQHVKLLNIRKNQRRLELKVDERTKELQFQKNKLVEAADNLASKNEEIQRFTYAVSHDLKSPLGNIKGLASLIPLEVSLEDHPGLAEYLSLIDVSCNNMNELISDITEIARLGKIDNKNELLKTNELLDLSRNLIKGKLKQLNIELSITENMPDIFGDRNRIIQVFGNFLDNAIKYMGNQENPKIIVTYEDNGDTNSFMVIDNGSGMNEGALKKLFTPFERFHDNVKGTGLGLYMVKQIANSHGGTIIAESEGEGKGATFKLVLPKAKIAAQNARKSLIS; encoded by the coding sequence ATGCTATATAAGTCACTATTAACTTTATTCACCATATTCATTGCCCTTTGCACCCCTATTTTAGTACAATCTCAATACTCAGAATCGCTTAACTTTCAGCATATTCAAGAAGGCATGTCTCAAAGTAGTGCAACCGTACTCTTAGAAGATACTTTTGGCTTTATTTGGATAGGAACTAGAAATGGACTAAACAGATATGATGGAAAAGATTTTGAAATTTACACCAAAAGTTTAGATGGCATAACCGGACTCAAACATGAATATATTACGGCGTTGCATGAAGATGATCAAAATATAATTATCGGCACAAATGAAGGGCTAAGCCTTTATAATCGTAGTTTAAATATTATAACTCCTTACCCGTTTATTAATGAAGGTCAATCGATTAAAGATGTTGTATTTGAGACCATTGCTAAACATGGAGAAATTTTATGGTTAGGATCTGAGTCTATTGGTCTATATAGATATGAGTTAGAAACTGGAAAAGTAAACCATTTTGCTCCACCCAATGAATATATAAATATTGATAACCCTCGACTTAATAAAGTGGTTAAAATTAATGTTTTAGATGATAACCGCATTCTTGTTGTTTTTACATATAATACTCTGATACTAAATTATGAGATGGAGATTATTAGTGAAATATTACAGACAGAGGCGATTATCACTGGCATAAATTCATCAGAAAATAGTTTATTAATAGGCTCGGGAAGTGGCTCACTATTTAAATTGGACATAGCAGAAAATTCAATTAGTATCACCAAAGAAAAAGAGGTCAGCCCAGGTTTTGGAATACGCTCTTTAGAAAAAAATATAGATAATGAATTGTGGATAGGTACAGAAAATAACGGTTTACATGTTTACAATGAAAATCTAGATTTTATAAGACATATTGAGTACAGTGTAACAAGACCCAATTCCATTTCTGGTAATTCTATATGGGCATTGTTATGTACACGAGATGGCACAATGTGGATAGCCCCTTACAAAAGCGGGTTAAATATTTATGATAAAGAATACTATAAATTTAAACATATAAATTCTGACCCATTCAACCCTAAATCGCTAAGTAACAAATTAGTGAATTGCTTTACCGAAGACGACAAAGGTAATCTTTGGATTGGCACAGATGGCGGAGGAATTGATTACTGGGACCGTTCTTTAGATATATTTGAAAACTATTCACTAAGTAAGAAAACATTTGCCAGTAATGTAGTTCTTTCAATATTACAGACGAAAGATGACGAAATATGGGCGGGAACATGGACAAATGGTATAGCCGTTCTCAATACAAATACAAAAAAAACCAGTGTACTAACTTCAAAGAATTCATTTTTAAAATCCAATATAATAATTGATCTTTTAAAAGATAAAAAAGAAAGAATTTGGATAGTAAACTACTTTTCAGGTGTACAAGTGTATGATCCCAAAACAAAAACTCACCAAGATATAACACTCAAATCAGAAATTGATGGTAGTATAATCAACTCTATATATCAGATTTTTGAAGATAACCAAGGTAATATATGGATTGGAACATTAAACACTGGTTTGTTTAAATTGACAGAAAAAGGTGATGAATGGTCATCTGATCATTATCATACCAAAAATTCAATAAGTAACAATTTTATCAATGTCATCATTCAAGATAACGAAGATACCATTTGGGTGGGTACGCAAGGTGGACTTAACAAATACAACCCAGAAACCAATTCATTTTTAGTAATCGCGAAAAGTGATGGTTTAAAAAACGATGCCATTAAAGGTATCATAGATGACCAAAAAGGCCACTTATGGTTAAGCACCGAAGATGGTATCATAAGATATGATACCAATACCGGAGAAACAATTAATTATGATGTAGGCGATGGTCTTCAGTCTAAAGAATTTATCGCAAGTTCATCAATTACCACAAAAAAAGGAGAGTATATATTTGGAGGTATTAACGGCTTTAATATTTTTACTGCAAGTGATGTAGAAAAACGAAAGGACACACTTACCCTATTTGTCTCTGGATTAAAACTTTTCAATCAACCAGTTTTACCAAATGATGATTTTGGTATATTAGAAAGAGACATTAGTCAAGTAGACTCTCTAACCTTTAATTACAATCAATCTGTAATAAATATAGATTTTAAGGCTCTAACGTTTAGGCATCCTGAAAGTGTAAATTATGCTTTTTATCTTGAAGGTTTTGAAAAAGACTGGAATTATGTCGGTAATAATCCTACAGCAACATACACAAACTTAAATCCTGGAGAATATATCCTGAAAATAAAATCGACCAATTCTGACGGAGTTTGGGTTGATAACGAAATAGACCTCCATATTACCGTCACCCCACCCTATTGGCAAACTTGGTGGTTCAAAACATTAATGGTTGCGCTGGTTTTATTACTGTTTTATATCGCGCAACATGTTAAGCTACTAAATATTCGAAAAAATCAACGAAGACTAGAGTTGAAGGTTGATGAACGTACCAAAGAATTACAATTTCAAAAAAACAAACTAGTAGAAGCTGCAGATAACTTAGCATCTAAAAATGAGGAAATTCAACGATTTACGTATGCCGTTTCCCATGATTTAAAAAGTCCTTTAGGTAATATCAAAGGACTCGCAAGTCTTATACCATTAGAAGTATCTCTAGAAGACCACCCAGGTCTAGCTGAATACTTGAGCCTTATTGATGTTTCTTGCAACAACATGAACGAATTAATTTCTGATATTACAGAAATTGCCAGACTTGGTAAAATAGACAACAAAAATGAGTTGCTAAAAACCAATGAACTATTAGACTTATCAAGAAATTTAATTAAGGGTAAATTGAAACAGCTCAATATAGAGCTTTCAATTACTGAAAATATGCCCGATATTTTTGGCGATCGTAATAGAATAATTCAAGTTTTTGGTAATTTCTTAGACAATGCCATTAAGTATATGGGCAACCAAGAAAATCCAAAGATAATAGTCACGTATGAAGATAATGGTGACACGAACAGCTTTATGGTCATTGATAATGGATCAGGAATGAATGAGGGAGCCCTAAAAAAACTTTTTACCCCTTTTGAACGATTTCACGATAATGTAAAAGGTACGGGTCTGGGCCTTTATATGGTAAAACAAATTGCCAATTCTCATGGTGGTACCATTATAGCAGAATCAGAGGGAGAAGGAAAAGGAGCTACTTTTAAGCTAGTGCTTCCAAAAGCTAAAATTGCAGCACAAAATGCTAGAAAATCATTAATATCTTAA
- a CDS encoding sensor histidine kinase, which yields MIFLVLIASVLIAGVTVYQYREQSKDYHENRMERKEEQIRQSIDLAIQKTTYPVTTENLDLIFKNEIYEIAVVQNMNFNIYSLDGELIKSSRPKFANDSISMCLDSEVLNKLEISPNKHYIRENALAGDKYKASFSYIADQKFKPIGILNLPYFEDNSFNDYELKEFLFRLSGVYLLMLLMAIAFAFFISKYITRSLETISTMMGNTNLNKQNKKIYIDNPGEEIEKLIAAYNAMIDELGQSAVKLARSEREQAWREMAKQVAHEIKNPLTPMRLTVQSFERKFDPNDPQIHEKLKEYSNTLIQQIDTMSSIASAFSNFAEMPAQQNETLNVVKIVKLAIDIFNEDYIHFIADEEEIIAKLDRTQLIRVVTNLVKNAIQAVPDVASPRVLVSVASEGDMVKISVADNGHGIEKDNEEKIFEPKFTTKTSGMGLGLGMVKNIVETYKGSITFTSHLGKGTVFCVKFPKENT from the coding sequence ATGATATTTTTGGTGCTTATTGCATCGGTTTTGATTGCGGGTGTTACGGTGTATCAATATCGTGAGCAATCTAAAGATTACCATGAGAATAGAATGGAGCGTAAAGAGGAGCAAATACGCCAAAGTATTGACCTTGCCATTCAGAAAACGACCTATCCGGTTACTACCGAAAATCTAGACCTTATTTTTAAAAATGAAATTTATGAAATTGCAGTGGTGCAAAACATGAATTTTAATATCTATAGTTTAGATGGGGAACTAATAAAAAGTTCACGTCCAAAATTTGCCAATGATTCTATTTCAATGTGCTTGGATTCTGAGGTGTTGAACAAATTGGAGATTAGTCCAAATAAACATTATATACGCGAAAACGCTTTGGCAGGAGATAAATACAAAGCTTCTTTCTCTTATATCGCGGATCAAAAATTTAAACCCATAGGTATTCTTAATCTACCTTATTTTGAAGATAATTCATTCAACGATTATGAGTTAAAAGAGTTTTTATTTCGACTATCTGGTGTGTATTTATTGATGTTGCTCATGGCAATTGCTTTTGCATTTTTTATATCGAAGTATATTACTCGATCGTTAGAGACCATTTCTACCATGATGGGGAATACAAACTTGAACAAACAGAACAAGAAAATTTATATAGACAACCCAGGGGAAGAGATTGAAAAGTTAATTGCTGCGTATAATGCTATGATTGATGAGCTTGGTCAAAGTGCTGTAAAATTAGCACGTAGCGAGCGTGAACAGGCATGGCGCGAAATGGCAAAACAAGTGGCGCATGAAATCAAAAACCCGCTAACACCTATGCGATTAACCGTACAGAGTTTTGAGCGTAAATTTGATCCGAACGACCCTCAGATTCATGAAAAATTAAAGGAGTATTCAAATACCCTAATTCAGCAAATAGATACCATGAGTAGTATAGCATCTGCTTTCTCAAATTTTGCCGAAATGCCTGCGCAACAGAATGAAACTTTAAATGTGGTCAAAATTGTAAAATTGGCGATAGATATTTTCAATGAAGATTATATACATTTCATAGCAGATGAAGAAGAAATTATAGCGAAATTAGACCGTACACAGTTAATACGTGTAGTAACTAATTTGGTTAAAAATGCCATACAAGCAGTGCCAGACGTAGCATCGCCTAGAGTTTTGGTCAGCGTAGCATCAGAAGGTGATATGGTTAAAATTTCTGTGGCAGATAATGGACATGGAATTGAAAAGGATAACGAAGAAAAAATATTTGAACCTAAGTTTACTACTAAAACTAGTGGTATGGGATTAGGTTTAGGAATGGTAAAGAACATCGTGGAAACTTACAAGGGATCTATCACTTTCACCTCTCATTTAGGTAAGGGTACAGTCTTCTGTGTAAAGTTTCCGAAAGAGAATACATAA
- a CDS encoding glycosyltransferase: protein MKTLKNNTEKTEKKPFFSRIKHLIENANAWGIFVMGSTFVLMFGSAYLAYILQNDFTQLHLERRSTMIGFIFMIVAAAFFVFKLSFFIYTFIRFLKYKAIPSVSDEELPTVTVIVPAYNEGKQVWATLKSLAESDYPEEKIQLLAIDDGSKDDTWNWMLEAKKELGDRVSICQQPKNMGKRHALYRGFNEGTGEIFVTVDSDSIVDKDTLRNLVSPFIIDENCGAVAGNIRVLNNDKILPKMLDVSFALSFEFVRSSESTLNSVLCTPGALAAYRATAVFACLDEWINQTFMGQASDIGEDRAMTNMILKQGFHVLFQRNALAYTNVPEKYKGLYKMFIRWGRSNVRENIQMSKYVFTNFRKGPKTGARLLFFSQFSRIVLCYPFVLFMLVFVVTHPLLFLSSTFVSILVLSTFPVLFYAKRYSLSESVWAYSYSVLFTFGLFWITPYAIVTASRSGWLTRELPQK, encoded by the coding sequence ATGAAAACATTAAAAAACAATACCGAAAAAACTGAAAAGAAGCCTTTCTTTTCAAGAATTAAACATCTAATTGAAAATGCCAATGCATGGGGTATTTTTGTAATGGGTAGCACATTCGTGCTAATGTTTGGTTCAGCTTACCTAGCGTACATATTACAAAACGACTTTACTCAATTACACTTAGAGAGAAGAAGCACCATGATCGGATTTATTTTTATGATTGTAGCAGCTGCTTTTTTTGTGTTTAAACTGAGTTTCTTTATTTACACTTTTATAAGGTTTTTAAAATATAAGGCAATACCATCTGTTTCTGATGAAGAATTACCAACAGTTACGGTTATTGTACCAGCATATAATGAAGGTAAACAAGTATGGGCAACGTTAAAGAGTTTAGCTGAAAGCGATTACCCTGAAGAAAAAATTCAATTATTGGCTATCGATGATGGTAGTAAAGATGATACTTGGAACTGGATGCTTGAAGCCAAGAAAGAATTAGGTGATAGAGTTTCTATTTGTCAACAGCCAAAGAACATGGGTAAACGTCACGCATTGTACAGAGGTTTTAATGAAGGTACAGGTGAGATATTTGTAACCGTTGATAGTGATTCAATAGTAGATAAAGACACATTAAGAAATTTAGTTAGTCCGTTCATCATTGATGAAAACTGTGGTGCTGTTGCAGGTAACATTCGTGTATTAAATAATGACAAGATTCTACCTAAGATGCTAGACGTAAGTTTTGCGCTTAGTTTTGAGTTTGTACGTTCTTCTGAAAGCACATTAAATTCTGTTTTATGTACTCCAGGTGCTTTAGCAGCTTATAGAGCTACTGCGGTTTTCGCTTGTTTAGATGAGTGGATCAATCAAACGTTTATGGGGCAAGCTTCAGATATTGGTGAAGATAGAGCTATGACGAATATGATTTTAAAGCAAGGTTTTCATGTTTTATTCCAAAGAAATGCACTTGCTTATACTAATGTTCCTGAAAAATATAAAGGACTTTACAAAATGTTCATTAGATGGGGTAGAAGTAATGTACGTGAAAATATTCAAATGTCTAAATACGTATTTACTAACTTTAGAAAAGGTCCAAAAACAGGTGCAAGATTATTATTCTTCAGCCAATTTTCAAGAATCGTATTATGCTATCCATTTGTACTGTTTATGCTGGTATTTGTAGTTACACACCCATTATTATTCTTAAGTTCTACTTTTGTAAGTATATTGGTTTTATCAACGTTTCCAGTATTGTTCTATGCTAAAAGATATTCTTTGTCTGAGTCTGTTTGGGCATATTCATACAGCGTGCTTTTCACGTTCGGTCTTTTCTGGATTACACCTTACGCTATTGTAACAGCAAGTAGAAGTGGTTGGTTAACTAGAGAGTTGCCACAGAAATAG
- a CDS encoding CopD family protein — protein sequence MSEYYNYIKSLHLIFVITWFAGLFYIPRLFIYHIEANQKPSPEKEILSKQLKLMTKRLWYIITWPSSILATFFAIWLLIIYPGWLSQPWMHVKLGFVLLLILYHLKNHQIFKKFQRDEINYTSNYMRMWNEGATLILFAIVFLVILKHTFNWIFGVIGIVVLGILLMLGIKLYKRIRNKNSEA from the coding sequence ATGAGCGAATATTACAATTATATAAAATCCCTGCATCTTATCTTCGTAATAACGTGGTTTGCAGGGCTTTTTTATATACCTAGGCTGTTCATTTATCATATAGAAGCCAATCAAAAACCTTCTCCTGAAAAGGAAATTCTTTCAAAGCAATTAAAGTTAATGACCAAACGATTGTGGTATATCATCACATGGCCCTCTTCAATATTGGCAACTTTCTTTGCGATTTGGTTACTTATTATTTACCCAGGTTGGTTATCACAACCTTGGATGCACGTAAAACTAGGTTTCGTGTTGTTGTTGATCCTTTATCATTTAAAGAACCATCAAATTTTCAAAAAGTTTCAAAGAGATGAAATAAACTATACGTCTAACTACATGCGTATGTGGAACGAAGGCGCAACCCTTATTCTATTTGCTATCGTTTTCTTGGTGATACTAAAACATACCTTTAACTGGATATTTGGCGTTATAGGGATTGTAGTTTTAGGCATACTTTTAATGTTAGGGATAAAGTTGTATAAGAGAATTCGGAATAAAAATTCCGAAGCATAA
- a CDS encoding PA0069 family radical SAM protein, whose amino-acid sequence MNSNSSVKGRGAQKNTNNKFSAYSYETRDDFLEFCRVEGEIADRNKTQYIPVFPKTIVNKVTSPDVGMSYSMNMYQGCEHGCIYCYARNAHEFWGYSAGLDFERKIMVKHDAPKLLEAKLRSKSWKPSTIVLSGNTDCYQPAEQEFQITRKCLEIFLKYRHPVGIITKNALILRDLDILKELNEYGLVGVNISVTSLSEETRRILEPRTTTIKKRLEAIQVLSEHGIPVNAMLAPIIPGINSHEILSLAKAVSEHGALSMAFTVVRLNGSIGEIFTDWIRKTLPDKAEKVLHQIQECHGGRLNDSRFGLRSRGDGIIATQIHDMVRLAKRKYFEGKTFPKLNTTLHESYKDGQLKLF is encoded by the coding sequence ATGAATTCTAATTCTTCGGTTAAGGGAAGAGGTGCTCAGAAAAACACCAACAACAAATTCTCTGCGTATAGTTACGAAACACGAGACGATTTTCTCGAATTCTGCAGAGTAGAAGGTGAAATTGCTGATAGAAATAAGACCCAATACATTCCTGTTTTTCCAAAAACAATAGTGAATAAAGTTACTAGTCCAGATGTGGGTATGAGTTATTCTATGAATATGTATCAAGGCTGCGAGCATGGTTGTATTTACTGCTATGCCAGAAATGCACATGAGTTTTGGGGCTATAGTGCGGGATTGGATTTTGAGCGAAAAATTATGGTAAAACACGATGCGCCCAAACTGTTAGAAGCTAAATTAAGAAGTAAAAGCTGGAAACCAAGTACCATTGTGCTTTCTGGTAATACAGATTGCTATCAACCTGCAGAACAAGAATTTCAAATAACGCGTAAGTGCTTAGAGATTTTTTTAAAATATAGGCATCCGGTGGGTATCATAACCAAGAACGCTTTGATTTTGCGTGATTTAGATATTCTAAAAGAACTGAATGAATACGGATTAGTAGGAGTAAACATTTCCGTCACTTCTTTATCCGAAGAAACAAGAAGAATATTAGAACCTAGAACTACCACTATTAAGAAACGATTGGAAGCTATACAAGTGTTGTCTGAACATGGAATACCGGTAAATGCAATGTTGGCGCCAATTATACCGGGTATCAATAGCCATGAAATTTTGAGTTTGGCAAAGGCGGTGTCAGAGCATGGTGCACTATCTATGGCATTTACCGTAGTTCGGTTGAACGGATCAATAGGTGAAATATTTACAGATTGGATCCGCAAAACACTGCCCGATAAAGCAGAGAAGGTATTACATCAAATTCAAGAATGCCATGGCGGTAGATTAAACGACAGCAGGTTTGGTTTAAGAAGTAGGGGTGATGGTATAATAGCCACGCAAATTCATGATATGGTGCGTTTGGCTAAGCGTAAATATTTTGAAGGCAAAACATTCCCAAAACTAAATACTACTCTGCATGAATCTTATAAGGATGGACAATTAAAATTATTTTGA
- a CDS encoding MDR/zinc-dependent alcohol dehydrogenase-like family protein, whose amino-acid sequence MKYVFLVLLFSMTFSYAQTDEEAIISLLERESSSWRSGDVEAHASCWSIQPYSRIFVSMADGNSMDVPPAMMINPPEHLVGKGGTSKNSNYKMNVIGNNAWVTHDEESTTTDGVTNYTYEMRILEKIDGNWKLVGQSIHPRKME is encoded by the coding sequence ATGAAATACGTTTTTCTAGTTCTACTTTTCTCCATGACTTTTAGCTACGCACAAACTGATGAAGAGGCAATTATTTCACTTTTAGAGAGAGAATCTTCATCATGGCGCTCAGGTGATGTTGAAGCACATGCTTCTTGCTGGTCCATTCAACCCTATAGTAGAATTTTTGTTTCTATGGCAGATGGGAATAGTATGGATGTACCACCAGCAATGATGATCAATCCACCTGAACATTTGGTTGGTAAAGGCGGGACATCTAAAAATTCTAATTATAAAATGAATGTAATTGGCAATAACGCTTGGGTTACTCATGACGAGGAATCTACCACTACTGATGGCGTCACCAATTACACTTACGAAATGCGGATTCTAGAGAAAATTGATGGCAACTGGAAACTCGTTGGGCAATCAATACACCCCAGAAAAATGGAATAA
- a CDS encoding enoyl-CoA hydratase/isomerase family protein produces MSYNTILIDREETTAIVTINRPNKLNALNKETIGDLHEAFKDLQKDKSVKAIILTGSGEKAFVAGADISEFSDFSEKEGKKLAAKGQKQLFDFVEKLDTPVIAAVNGFALGGGLELAMACHFRVASDNAKMGLPEVSLGVIPGYGGTQRLPQLVGKGRAMEMIMTAGMITAEQAHAYGLVNHVTTQEELLPLCHKIISRITNNSSVAIAHAIKAVNAGFKNTVNGYEQEIEAFGACFGTDDFAEGTTAFLEKRKANFPGS; encoded by the coding sequence ATGTCATACAATACAATTCTTATAGATAGAGAAGAGACAACGGCAATTGTGACGATTAATCGTCCAAATAAATTAAATGCTTTAAATAAAGAAACCATTGGTGATTTACACGAAGCTTTTAAAGATTTACAAAAAGATAAAAGCGTTAAAGCTATCATCTTAACCGGTAGTGGAGAAAAGGCCTTCGTAGCAGGTGCAGATATTTCTGAGTTTTCTGATTTCAGTGAAAAGGAAGGAAAGAAGTTAGCAGCGAAAGGTCAGAAACAATTATTTGATTTTGTTGAGAAATTAGATACACCCGTTATTGCAGCAGTAAATGGATTTGCTCTTGGTGGCGGATTAGAATTGGCAATGGCATGTCATTTTAGAGTTGCAAGTGATAATGCGAAGATGGGATTACCAGAAGTTTCTTTAGGTGTTATACCTGGTTATGGTGGTACACAACGTTTGCCGCAATTAGTGGGTAAAGGTAGAGCTATGGAAATGATTATGACCGCAGGTATGATTACTGCAGAACAAGCACATGCTTACGGCTTGGTAAACCATGTAACTACGCAAGAAGAATTGTTGCCTTTATGCCATAAAATTATATCAAGAATAACCAATAACTCATCTGTAGCCATTGCTCATGCAATAAAAGCAGTAAATGCTGGTTTTAAGAATACTGTAAATGGTTATGAGCAGGAAATTGAAGCCTTTGGTGCTTGCTTCGGTACAGATGATTTTGCCGAAGGTACCACTGCATTTTTAGAAAAAAGAAAGGCAAATTTTCCAGGTTCATGA
- a CDS encoding HD domain-containing protein: protein MTNSEIVEKTITFVKETLKNAEGGHDWFHIQRVFNNSMLIAKDEDDVNLLVVSLGALLHDIADAKFNDGNEALGPKMAEDFLLSLGVPKRTINHVTNIIKYSSFKASLTDGKLKKKLFTSKELKVVQDADRLDAIGAIGIARAFNYGGFKNRALYDPSISPNLEMSKEEYKKSEAPTLNHFYEKLLLLKDKMNTETGKRLAEERHQYMIDFLEQFYQEWNPLKNLS, encoded by the coding sequence ATGACCAATTCAGAAATTGTAGAAAAAACCATAACCTTTGTCAAAGAAACTTTAAAAAATGCCGAAGGGGGACATGATTGGTTTCATATTCAACGTGTATTTAATAACAGCATGTTGATTGCTAAAGACGAAGATGATGTAAACCTGCTAGTCGTTAGTCTTGGTGCACTACTTCATGATATTGCAGATGCTAAATTTAATGATGGTAATGAAGCCTTAGGCCCAAAAATGGCAGAAGATTTTTTGTTAAGTCTAGGTGTACCAAAAAGAACAATCAATCATGTTACCAACATCATCAAATACAGCTCGTTTAAAGCCAGTTTAACCGATGGTAAGTTGAAGAAGAAACTATTTACCTCAAAAGAGCTTAAAGTGGTCCAAGATGCCGACCGTTTAGATGCCATAGGTGCTATTGGTATTGCCCGTGCATTTAATTATGGTGGCTTTAAAAATAGGGCACTTTATGACCCTAGTATATCGCCTAATTTAGAAATGAGCAAAGAAGAGTATAAAAAGTCTGAAGCACCTACTTTGAATCATTTTTATGAAAAGCTCTTATTGCTAAAAGATAAAATGAACACAGAAACAGGCAAGCGATTGGCTGAAGAAAGACACCAATATATGATTGATTTTTTAGAGCAGTTTTATCAAGAATGGAATCCTTTAAAAAATTTAAGTTAA